AGATGTTGCCACCGTCATTGCGCACCGGCGCGTGACGGACCCACCACCACCGCGTCGTGACGACTTTGGGCTTGTCGGAATCGGACATCATCGAAACCCTTTCATCCCGTTCGATGTCGCTGTACGTGAGTAACGAACGTGTCTCAAGACACTTTGCCGTTTGAAATTCTGTTTGAAATTCCGTCGCGCGGCAAGCGCCGCGCGTGAACATGAGGAGAGAAGCGCATGGGCCGACTGCAAGGCAAATCCGTCATCATCACCGGCGCGGGCAGCGGCATCGGCCGCGCCGCCTCGCTGCTGTTCACGAAAGAAGGCGCAAGACTGATCGCGGTCGATCGCACCGAAGCCGTGAAGGAGACGGTCGAGGAGATCAAGCGCGCCGGCGGCACTGCAGAGGCCATGATGGCTGACGCGGGCTCCGAGAAGGACGTCATGGCCGTCATCGACAAGGCGGTGAAGACGCATGGCCGGCTCGACGTGATCTGGGCCAATGCCGGCGTCTCCGGCGGGCTCGTGCCGCTCGCCGAGCAGACGGTCGAGCATTGGCAGGAGGTGTTGCGCGTCAACCTGATCGGCCCCTTCCTCGCGGTGAAGTACGCGATGCCGCACATGGTGCAGCAGCAATCGGGCGCGATCGTGCTGACGGCGTCGGTCGCGGGCCTCAAGGCCGGTGCCAGCGGTCATCCCTACGCCGCGAGCAAGGCCGGCGTGATCAGCCTGGTGCAGACCACGGCCTATTCGCTCTCCGGCACCGGCGTGCGCATCAACGCGGTCTGCCCCGGGCTGATCGAAACCGGCATGACGAAGCCGATCTTCGATCGCGCCAAGGAGCGCGGCACCGCCGACAAGATCGGCCAGCTCAATCCGCTCAAGCGCCCCGGCCAGCCGCACGAGCTCGCGGCGATGGGCTTGTTCCTGGCGAGCGACGAGGCGTCGTACGTCAATGGCCAGGCGTTTCCGGTCGACGGCGGCCTCACCGCCTCGATGCCGTACGCCGGCAAGCCGGTTTAGGTTCACGACGCTTCGCGTTCCCTTTCCGTCATGGCCGGGCTTGTCCCGGCCACACACTCCACTGTCGTCCTGGCGAACGCCAGGACGCCCCCGGGGCTGATATCGCGTTTCAAGATGCACGCGCCCTTCGATGGGACAAAAGCCCAAAAGTGATTTACCCGACGGCACAGGCGAGTTCTTTTTTCGAAGAACAACCCCATGCACAGTAGGATTGCGCCAGCTGGGGCGGGCTGATTTGCCCGACGGGCGCCGCTGTTGGTATGGTTCGTGCACGCGGCCGAGCCGCCACCCTCCCTTCCCAAGAACCCGACAATGCCAAGCCAAAGACCCGACCGTATTCTCAAACTGCTCGCCGACCTCGTTGCCTTCGATACCGTCAGCGATCGCTCCAACCTTGCCCTGATCGCCTATATCGAGAGCTATCTCGCCTCGCACGGCATCAGTGGACAGCGGATCGTCGACGAGACCAGGCAGAAGGCCTCGCTCTGGGTCACCATCGGCCCGAACGACCGTCCCGGCTTCGTGCTGTCGGGGCATACCGACGTCGTGCCAGTCGTGGGCCAGACATGGACCCACGATCCGTTCAAGCTGATCGAGCGCGACGGCCGCCTTTACGGACGCGGCACCACCGACATGAAGGGTTTTGTGGCGGTCTGCCTCGCCATGGTTCCGGAAATGACCGAGGCTGCCCTGAAGACCCCAATTCACCTTGCGATCTCCTATGATGAGGAGATCGGCTGCGTTGGCGTGCGGCCCATGCTGCGCGAGGTCGCCAAGAAGCAGGTCAAGCCACTCGGCTGCTTCGTCGGCGAGCCGACCGAGATGAAGGTCATCATCGGTCACAAGGGCAAGCATGGCGTGCGCGCGACCTTCAAGGGTCTCGCCCGCCACTCCTCGATCGCGCCCGATGGCGTCAACGCGATCGAATATGCAGCCGAGCTGATCACCGAGATCCGCCGCCGCGCCGTTCAGCTTGCGGCACAGAGATCACAGGACAGCCTCTACGATGTCCCGCACTCCACCCTGCTGACCAGCATCGTGCATGGCGGCGCCGCACTCAACATCGTGCCGGATACCTGCACCGTCGAGTTCGAATGCCGCGGCATCGGCATCACCGAGTCGAGAGAAGTGACGGATGCGATTGTCGCCTGGGCCAAGGCCGAGATCGAGCCCGCGATGAAGAAGCGCCACCCCGATTGCGGCATCGATTTCGAGGAGATCCTCGACTATCCCGCCCTCGATACTCAAGCCGACAACGCGATCGTCACGCTCGCCAAGAAGCTCGCCGGCCGCAACGACCACGCCAAGGTCGCCTTCGGCACAGAAGCGAGCCTGTTTGCCAGCATGGCCGATATCGCCTCGGTGGTGATCGGTCCCGGCGCGATCGCGCAGGCACACACGCCGGACGAGTTCGTGGAGATGTCGGAGCTTGAGAAGTGCGGGGATTTCGTCGAGAAGCTGATCGCGCATTGCGCGGCGACGACGACGTAATTTCGATTGCAGTCGTACGGTGGGCAGAGCGAAGCGTGCCCACCACTTGTGCGTCCGCAGAAAGCGGTGGGCACGGCGCTCACGCGCCTCTGCCCACCCTACGCGCCAGGCCGACTCGGGAAATGGGAATTTGAAGACTACAATTCCAAGCATTGAATTCCTTGGCCACATGACTGGGTCCCGGCTCTGCGGCGCACCACTTCGTGCTGCGCCGCGTCCGGGACACGAGAGTGCGGCCGACAGCGTCCGCGTCAGCCCAGCCGGCTACTTCCCTCGAGCACGGCGGATTAGGTTTCGCTAATCCGCCTACGAGGACGAATTGTAGAAGCCGCGTACCTAGTCTCGTGTCACGAAGTGACGCGCCGCAGAGCCGGGACCCGGAGGCGCTTGGCCACGCCGCCCAAATATGCAATTTTAAGTCGCAGCGCTATGAGGCGTCGATTGCACGAACATGTCCTTCTTCGTTTACATCCTGGCAAGCAAGAGAAACGGCACTCTCTACATTGGAGTGACGAACGACCTCGCTCGCCGGATCACCGAGCATAAGGCAAAGCTCGTACCCGGTTTCACGCGACGGTACGACGTAACGCTGCTGGTCTACTTCGAAACCTTCGAGTCCGTCCTCGAAGCCCGGACGCGCGAGCATTCGCTGAAGCGTTGGCGGCGCGCCTGGAAGCTCAAATTGATTGAGCAACTCAATCCGGATTGGCGTGATCTGACGGATGAGCTGAATTCGCTGGCGACGTGACTGGGTCCCGGCTCTGCGGAGCAGCACTTCGTGCTGCACCGCGTCCGGGACACGAGAGAATGGCAAAAAAAAGCGCGGCCTCTTCGGCCGCGCCTCGCATTCTCAAACGCAGTCCTACACCGCCCCCGCCTTCTGCGCGTACTCCCACGAGGCCTTCGACAAGGGGACGGTGCGCTTGGCGGATTCGAGCGCCTTGGCGTTGGCGGCGGTGCCGTCGCGGATCCGGCCGGCGATACCCTGCGTGATCCCTGCAAGGCGGAAGAGGTTGTAGGAGAAGTACCAGTTGAGATCCGGCACGCTCATCCCGGTCGCGTTGCAATAGATCTGCGCCGCCTCTTCCAGGCTCGGAATGTTCAGCGCCTTGATGTCCGCGCCTTCCAGGCCCGGCATGATCCACTGCATCAACAGATAGGTGAAGTCGGCCATGGGATCGCCGAGCGTCGACAGCTCCCAATCCAGCACGGCCTGCACGCGCGGTTCCGTCGCGTGGAAAATCATGTTGTCGAGCCGGTAGTCGCCATGGACGATCGAGACGCGCGCCTGTTCCGGCACGGTGCGCGGCAGCCATTCGGCGACCTTCTCGAACTCGGGAATGTGCTGGGTCTCGGATGCCCGGTACTGCTTGGTCCAGCGGTCGATCTGCCGCGCGAAATAATTGCCGGGCTTGCCGAAATCGCCAAGGCCGATCGCGGCGGGATCGAACATGTGCAGTTTCGCCAGCGTCTCGATCTTGCTGGTGAAGATTTGTCGGCGCGCCTCGCCCGTCTGGCTCGGCAGCGTCGGATCCCAGAACACCCGGCCCTCTTCCATCGACATGATGTAGAAGGCTGCCCCAATGATGCTGTCGTCCTGGCACAGCGCGTAGGCTTTCGCGACCGGAAAGCCCTGCTTTCCGAGCGCTGCGATCACGCGATATTCGCGATCGACCGCATGCGCCGACGGCAGCAATTTGCCGAACGGTTTTCGGCGCATCACGTAGGAACGGCCGGGCGTATCGAGCCGGTAAGTCGGGTTGGACTGGCCGCCCTTGAATTGCAGGACGACCAGCGGGCCTTGATAGCCTTCGACGTTCTCGCGCATCCAGTTCTCGAGCCGCAGCTCGTCGAAACGATGCCGCTCCTCGACGGGCTTGGTGCCCGAGAACTCCTCGTCTTTCCTGACGCCGTCAGCCACGATGACGCTCCCTCATCTTATTGTCCATCATTCCGGGGCTCGCACTGCGAGAACCCGGGATGACGGCGTAGAGAGCGCCACGTGCACTCTCCCCATTCTTAGTGCTTGGGAGAGTTTGCATACTTCCGGATTTCAAGTCTGGCAATGGCGCGGTTGTGCACCTCGTCCGGACCGTCGGCGAGGCGGAGCGTGCGGATGCCCGCATAGTCCTTGGCAAGACCGGCTTCATCCGAGACGCCGGCGCCGCCAAAGGCCTGGATCGCCTGGTCGATGATCTTCAGCGCCATGTTGGGGGCTGCGACCTTGATCATGGCGATCTCGAGCTGCGCGCTCTTGTTGCCGACCTTGTCCATCATGTCGGCGGCCTTGAGGCACAAGAGGCGGTTCATCTCGATATCGGTGCGAGCCTCGCCGATCCGCTGCTCCCACACCGAGTGCTCGATGATCTTCTTACCGAAGGCGGAACGCGACATCAGCCGCTTCACCATCTTCTCCAGCGCCTCCTCGGCCTTGCCGATGGTGCGCATGCAGTGATGGATGCGGCCGGGGCCGAGACGCCCCTGCGCGATCTCGAAGCCGCGGCCTTCGCCGAGCAGCAGATTCGAGGCGGGAACGCGGACGTTCTCCAGCAGAACCTGGGCATGACCATGCGGCGCATCGTCGAAGCCGAACACCGGCAGCATTTTCTCGACCTTGATGCCGGGGGTGTCGAGCGGCACCAGGATCTGCGACTGCTGCTGATGCTTGGCCGCGTTGATGTCGGTCTTTCCCATCAGGATGGCGATCTTGCAGCGGGGGTCGCCGACACCGGACGACCACCATTTGCGGCCGTTGATGACGTAATGATCACCGTCGCGCTCGATGCGGGTCTCGATGTTGGTGGCGTCGGACGAAGCCACCGCCGGCTCCGTCATCAGGAAGGCGGAGCGGATCTCGCCGTCCATCAGCGGGCGCAGCCATTTGCGCTTCTGCTCCTTGGTGCCGTAACGGAACAGCACTTCCATGTTGCCGGTGTCGGGCGCAGAGCAGTTGAACACTTCCGAGGCCCAGGAGATGTGGCCCATCTGCTCCGAGAGCAGCGCGTATTCGAGATTGGTCAATCCCGCGCCGTGGAATTCGTCGTCGTCATGCTCCTTGGACGGCGGCAGAAACATGTTC
This region of Bradyrhizobium sp. CCGUVB1N3 genomic DNA includes:
- a CDS encoding SDR family NAD(P)-dependent oxidoreductase, which produces MGRLQGKSVIITGAGSGIGRAASLLFTKEGARLIAVDRTEAVKETVEEIKRAGGTAEAMMADAGSEKDVMAVIDKAVKTHGRLDVIWANAGVSGGLVPLAEQTVEHWQEVLRVNLIGPFLAVKYAMPHMVQQQSGAIVLTASVAGLKAGASGHPYAASKAGVISLVQTTAYSLSGTGVRINAVCPGLIETGMTKPIFDRAKERGTADKIGQLNPLKRPGQPHELAAMGLFLASDEASYVNGQAFPVDGGLTASMPYAGKPV
- the argE gene encoding acetylornithine deacetylase, with the translated sequence MPSQRPDRILKLLADLVAFDTVSDRSNLALIAYIESYLASHGISGQRIVDETRQKASLWVTIGPNDRPGFVLSGHTDVVPVVGQTWTHDPFKLIERDGRLYGRGTTDMKGFVAVCLAMVPEMTEAALKTPIHLAISYDEEIGCVGVRPMLREVAKKQVKPLGCFVGEPTEMKVIIGHKGKHGVRATFKGLARHSSIAPDGVNAIEYAAELITEIRRRAVQLAAQRSQDSLYDVPHSTLLTSIVHGGAALNIVPDTCTVEFECRGIGITESREVTDAIVAWAKAEIEPAMKKRHPDCGIDFEEILDYPALDTQADNAIVTLAKKLAGRNDHAKVAFGTEASLFASMADIASVVIGPGAIAQAHTPDEFVEMSELEKCGDFVEKLIAHCAATTT
- a CDS encoding GIY-YIG nuclease family protein — encoded protein: MSFFVYILASKRNGTLYIGVTNDLARRITEHKAKLVPGFTRRYDVTLLVYFETFESVLEARTREHSLKRWRRAWKLKLIEQLNPDWRDLTDELNSLAT
- a CDS encoding phosphotransferase family protein is translated as MADGVRKDEEFSGTKPVEERHRFDELRLENWMRENVEGYQGPLVVLQFKGGQSNPTYRLDTPGRSYVMRRKPFGKLLPSAHAVDREYRVIAALGKQGFPVAKAYALCQDDSIIGAAFYIMSMEEGRVFWDPTLPSQTGEARRQIFTSKIETLAKLHMFDPAAIGLGDFGKPGNYFARQIDRWTKQYRASETQHIPEFEKVAEWLPRTVPEQARVSIVHGDYRLDNMIFHATEPRVQAVLDWELSTLGDPMADFTYLLMQWIMPGLEGADIKALNIPSLEEAAQIYCNATGMSVPDLNWYFSYNLFRLAGITQGIAGRIRDGTAANAKALESAKRTVPLSKASWEYAQKAGAV
- a CDS encoding acyl-CoA dehydrogenase family protein; protein product: MDFDMSPKQKEWLERVQSFMTKHVRPAVPIYNQQDHTGERWKVIPVLEDLKKKAKAEGLWNMFLPPSKEHDDDEFHGAGLTNLEYALLSEQMGHISWASEVFNCSAPDTGNMEVLFRYGTKEQKRKWLRPLMDGEIRSAFLMTEPAVASSDATNIETRIERDGDHYVINGRKWWSSGVGDPRCKIAILMGKTDINAAKHQQQSQILVPLDTPGIKVEKMLPVFGFDDAPHGHAQVLLENVRVPASNLLLGEGRGFEIAQGRLGPGRIHHCMRTIGKAEEALEKMVKRLMSRSAFGKKIIEHSVWEQRIGEARTDIEMNRLLCLKAADMMDKVGNKSAQLEIAMIKVAAPNMALKIIDQAIQAFGGAGVSDEAGLAKDYAGIRTLRLADGPDEVHNRAIARLEIRKYANSPKH